The DNA window AGTGGTGTGCCCGCCTGACTGCCTGTCTCCTGTTCTGTGACGATCCCCAGGGACTTCAGATTGGAAAATGTGACCAGTTGCTCGAAGCCATGACTCTGTAAATTATAGAAACTTGACGGATCAATAGAAAGtgaacaaatataaattcaatgaaccttaatattattatttctgCCTCtgaaactttttaagataaaaggAATACTTcgtattataaaattaaaaaacattaatttagcTACATGCAACCATGGGAAATTTAACAGTCTCATATAGAGTCAGATCAGATCCATACACAATCACAGGTGTGAGACtggataaaataattattacatgtgCAATCACATACTCAATATCACTGGTTCACGTACTATTTATATCACATTCTGCCAGATTGGTCAAGGAGTTAAACTATCATGCAGTACAAGATACCTGATCAGGTTTACTATTTACCATTTACAAACACTTACCTGTAGATATTGGGTCTTGAGAGACTTGTACGTTTGTGGTGAAATCCCATTTTGGGTTAAAGACAGAAGACATATCAATTTTAATGTCTTTAACATGTTGTCCTGTTGaatgtaaaatatgaaacattttttcccaattatattgcaaggaaaaaaaattgtgtatgaATTTGCAAGCACAATAAACATTCAACTTTAAAACATGACTATTTCAGtgaaacatttatataaaacagtACCTGCTTAAATAGAAGTTCTTCTATGAAGTTTACATTTTCTCTTAGACCCGACCCCTCCAACAGACCTAAagagaagaaataaaataagcaggcaaattatatatacagtacaccattcatttaattaaatagATCTTTAACAATAATTGTTAGTATCGAACAAAGTCAAGTGTGGGATGAATTACCTCCCCTTACTTACTATGCTCTGTCTGCAGATAGTCCTCAAATCctccttttgttttctttcccaaaatttgCTCACATGCTCCTATGTCTACATAACAGacaattcaaacaatttttgttaTGTTGCCACAAAGAACGAAATCAGAGTTATCCTAATCAAGTCATGTGTGCACATTGAACTTTAGCAGATGAGAAGTGTGTATATAGGAAAAGAGATTACTTACATGAAAATGCATTTCTACTCCTTACTTGCATAtattatatctatttattttccttttcatggcctcagaaataaaaatcttttactCACGGTTCGCTAAAACAGATTTTTGTTCCTTAAGCCTGCGAAGTTCATTGGCTACGAAGTCTTTCATGTCACCCACAGACTTCAAACCGTGCCTTTTCTAAAACAGAGACAGGGACAATAATATACAGTTTCTGAAGCCTTTCAATTAAATAGCCTGCAAGTTATCTTTTAGCTAAAGtagatacatgtgtattaaCTACCAATAATAAATGCCTGGATCGCTGGATCAGTGAGTACTAATGTATAACCAACTTTTATCCTCTCatcttgttttaattaaaggaaaatcacaTTGAtagacaaaaaaaaccaaataattaTCCCCCCCCCAACTTAACAACTTACATCGAAGTCTTGTTGTAGTGATTTAGCTTTTGAACTCAGGTACCCCAATACGTTGGAAAAATGGCGGTTCCTGACATCTTCAAAAATCtgacatgtagaaaaaaattatcaagtctTAAACAGTAAAACAAAGTTAAAGAGAgcacatttttttatgaaatcatgATTACAGCAAAgtcaattttatttgtttttatctgaAATCTTATTGCACACTTATCAGACATGACCAATTGGCACTTTGCCTTATCTGTGTTTTACTGCACATGACAATTTAACTTTAAGTCTACATATTATACAAGCTTATACATTAAAAACTCCATTGTCAAGGAGTTTAACAaatccttgaaaaaaaaacctctgaGACTCTAAGATATAATTTCTGACTCACAGCATCATCCGAATTGAGTAGTAGTTTAGCACtctgttgttttcctgtaacTTCAGGTCCAAATTCAATGGTTCCTTTCAATGCATAGTATGaaacattcataaaaaatacaagACAAATTAAAGTACtacagcaaaactcgaatataacgaacacagatatagcgaatttacggctataatgaattattattcatgtcctggcaaatttcttatataaacctatagaaaattgatgtatataacgaacacggctataacgaatttacggctataacgaagtaattttaagacccccgctggcaaacttttaacatattttatcatttttataacgaattttttccatttcaaatttcattgaagaaacatgcaattttaagatgcatatataaaatactcaaattcaaatggtatacggaatttttttaaaaattgaaatgaaatggttatattgacatttttgtaaatgacggtaatactaattttataacttacgatagtttagaaaactgttagccggaaaaacccttaattattttataacgaattcgctataatatttgttacgaattcgttataaacgtatagcgaattacggctataacgaagttttttctatggtcccttgaaattcgctataaacgagttttgctgtacatgtataattcaagGATTTGGACATTCCAAATACATCTACCAGTATGCGAAACTGCAAAACTTTGTTTATCTTTCTTGATATAcactaaattttttaataatttgaaacTTAGTCTGGCTGTGCGAGGCTTGGGTTTAGAGTTGTTCTTACCACATTTGATCCCAAACGTTTCATCAAGAAGTCCCTCGTAGGTCAGCTGGGAACATAGTGGTGTGACATAATCCACATCTACAAAGAAGGACAATTTTAGAACAATCCTGCTtttcattacaaataaaaatagccTCTCCTTCTTCctattaaaaaactctatgaaTATGGAGTATTAATTGCCTGTGCTTTAATCATATTTTGGTGAAATACCCCCCGCTTTCCTTGCAACCTCTATGTAATAGTTTTGGAAggtctgatacatgtattaacatctCAACTTGTAAAATGTCTCATTTTCAGTATGTATACCTCTATCGATCAAAATGAGGCTGCCTATCTCATGTCTACTGAAGTCCTGCTCTGAGGAGTTCCTTTTCATTAAAAAGTTCATCAGATCATTCACCATCTACAAAACATGGAAAATGAGTAATGTTTGTAAAAACTGCATTTATACACATCAGGAACAGAAAATTTAAactattaaaaactttttaacattcattgtttaatatacatgtacatggagctggaaaaaatacatgtaaattaaaactcAGAAGAGTTTTAAGAAAACATACAAttatcaatgaatttatttgctattatttatgttaaaaattggTTGTCCTATGGAAAGAAAGTCCATCGTACTTTGGCTCCTCTCCCTATACAGTAGACGTGACCGATTTCACCACTCAGTGCTTGTAATCTGACTAGGGACTTTGCTACTGTGTGTATCCATGTTTGGTCATTTTCCTAGtgcaaaataaatacaaatgcttattcataaaacatttaagaaataaatacaacacatccattgcaaaatattgttattatacACAAACTTTTAAAAGTATGCAACTGTACAAAACTTTTCTCCCCTAttttttatacacatgtacgtgcaattttcaattcttttttttttcttttctctgaTAATGATTCTATAACACtgaaattttaaacatgtaaaatGTCTAATCTGACAGACATCAGCTTTGACAAATGATTGTTAGAGTTGATCAGCATAACTAGAATGTTGTGCTTgagaaaatcaaataaaagtgTGACGTCAATTGCGAATCAAGTGTTTTCTTGATAAAACAAAACGGGTTTAACTGTCATGGATCATTTATCAATTTATGTACAAGTAAGTTTTTATCAGCACtataatcattttcaaattatagTGAATGAGTGTATagatgtatatgtacatgtatattgactTACAAGATATAAAGATTTCAGGAACTCCGGCAGCTCTAGAGAGAGGACATCTTTGTCCAACGGCACAAAATCCAGTTGGAATTCACTAACTGTAACATAGCCCATCACTCCTTCATACTCCAGAACAGAGAGACAAGTGTGTAACTgcaaattgttaaaatcatggctAAAATTGtgtaaggtacatgtacatgcataaagAACACTGCAAGAAAACAAAGTGTGACAAATCTTATCTACCAGGTAATCATAATATCTAGCTTACTGGTTTACTttcctttttcattttaacaagagagcgagagagagagagagagagagagatggaatGCATGGTAATTTTAAACTATAAATAACAAGTTATGAAATGCACAGGAtagaataatcaagtttgtgtctgttcaaaactttttaaaagaattccTTGGTCTGAAAAGGACTTTAACCTGTCCTGAAGCAAAGAAATATTCTGGAAGTTTcacttcttattattttatcaaacaacTAGAAGCGCCTGCTTTAAACTTTTCTCTTCATGagaaataattcatagtatttaCAAGGGATTATTCTTTTCAttaagaaaaaagtttaaaacatcaGGTGCCTATGCAAACAACATTTATACACAAGttaagacaaaaacaatattctttttttctccaaataaaaaaaaattgcaaacctTTCTCGGGACAAATATAATGGAATATTTGCGTTTAAAGTTGATATTTCTATCTGAGTTAATGTGGTCAGCAATGGCCTTCATTGTGGTCATTCTTGGACGCACCAAGTAAATTCTCCTGAAATGTAGATTTTGCAAAGTAGTTATTTGAAAACAACACTTTCTGTAATAATGTAGAATGTAATACTCTTCGAAATTCTCACTGAAAACTGTTAAATGTGCTTGATTCAGATCTGAGATTGCTGTAAAACTTACTGTTCACATCCATGCATTGATTTCAAAGAACTGTCAAACTTGAAGATTTTGTCAACCCCCCTTTGCTGGAATTTAAttggaaaatatatttaaaaagatgaattaaatatttgcagttGTTGCCAAGACACTCCTTTAAATATACCGATCCTCAGCTATTCTCTCTCCTTTTCACATGTATAAGTATACATATTGGcctcaataaatatttttatgaaatatagtacatgcacatgtaatTAGCTGGTCTAGATATTAATTATCATTGACAAACTTGACAATTaataattcaaaagaaaaatctaATGAAAAACTTCAGCTGAAGTGACCACATTAAAAAGAGGGAAAATCATAAATGTACATggcatttttaaacaaaattttcaaatttgaatcaATGACCTTAATCAAGTTGATGAACTTAGGTTtcacattgtacatgtaaggtGAATTTCATACTTTACCTTCAGTAATGACACACTAGCAATTCTATCGAGTGGTTTCATTAATTCACCATCAATAACCAAGTCTTTTCTTCCAGGCATctgaaaaagaataaaatatacatttatgattttttttcttttctctcaCTCAAAAAAAGAGAGATACACAAAAAATACGAGAGATTGCACAACAAAGGCCTAAAATTAATTTCTGCCGTGGAACACACACCTTATGAAATGGAAATGTAGgcctacatgtataaaaacttGATAATTAACCACGCCCACTTTTGCTTTTTGTGATCTTGAACTAATTATTTGTTTCAAACATAAAAAGTCaactatatatactatatacacttttataattatattaaagcATTTGAGCTTAACAGTGTTTCACGTAACAGGTACATAACATTGTTTTGAGTTTTCATCGACAAGGAACATTTCTGTAATGGAGTGGTGATCACTTGCAAGCTTGCAAGTCATACATTATCTTTaccaaacaaaattattttcattattgttaAATACTTACTTGATCGAGCAAGCTTGTAAACTCATCTTTGGCGAGGATTTTCAATCGTTGGAAATCTGGAAACCCCTTCACACTGGGTGCTGCCATCTTAACATTAAACTGGTCGtttagaaaatgaaagtagaacGAACCAGTTTGTAAATAGTAACACGAGGGGCGGATCAAACCAAGGATCATGGCgtgattttaaaaactatacTATTTCATGAATAGAAATATTTGTACGCATTCAATTTTTTGGTTCATGTATCATGAAACAAGGGGAAAAAAACCAGGCACGTggcacggggggggggggggggagggggggggggggggaggggggggggggacgggCTTTCCCTTTTTTCTTACAtcataatttttctttgaagGAGCCGCttgccattatttttttttggggggggggggggggcgggttAACAAAATAATGGTGAATTAACAAGATAACGTAATACTagaatttgttataaattttaagGTTCCCCCGTCAACGCCCACCTCCCTTCCCAATTGAATTAGGGTTTtaagatcaaaatttttttcagattccATATATTATCGAAAGGAACAGTGAAATATTATAGTAAAAGATTGTCACATACTGAAACGGTGAATAGCGAATAATACTCCAACTTCTGATTACTCGGCGCAACTCGTCTTTAACTGTTGCAcataatttcttaaaattttgctTGTATTTAGGACATAATGTGCAAATATGTGTATCATAATTTTGTCCatacattaatattgatatgaaaatatacaGTTTGTGAGCGCATTTTCTTTTAGGGGTGGGAAGCATTTTATTAGTTTATGAGACAAAACTTCTGTGATCGACCAAATCGCCTATTTATTTAATgggtttatttaaaaaataataccaTATTTTTTATGCAGGTTAAGCCATTAAAAGTCACAAAGTTTGCACAGAAATATCAAGATTTAactaatttaatttatattatcaATAAGGCAAGATAGTTTATTTCACTTCCcgtatttaaaatcaataccGGCAATCAGTcgaatatatttgttttttaatgttatgtatctcttttaaatatttacattgtattatatatgagctacaaaatgcttgtttcaaaattcaatattttgaggTACGTATATCATTCataatgaattttcttaaaGCTGTGTATTCTGCACTTTTATAGGTTCACTTACTTTTTTTCATCCCAAATTAA is part of the Crassostrea angulata isolate pt1a10 chromosome 3, ASM2561291v2, whole genome shotgun sequence genome and encodes:
- the LOC128176096 gene encoding vacuolar protein sorting-associated protein 33B-like isoform X2, coding for MAAPSVKGFPDFQRLKILAKDEFTSLLDQMPGRKDLVIDGELMKPLDRIASVSLLKQRGVDKIFKFDSSLKSMHGCEQRIYLVRPRMTTMKAIADHINSDRNINFKRKYSIIFVPRKLHTCLSVLEYEGVMGYVTVSEFQLDFVPLDKDVLSLELPEFLKSLYLENDQTWIHTVAKSLVRLQALSGEIGHVYCIGRGAKMVNDLMNFLMKRNSSEQDFSRHEIGSLILIDRDVDYVTPLCSQLTYEGLLDETFGIKCGTIEFGPEVTGKQQSAKLLLNSDDAIFEDVRNRHFSNVLGYLSSKAKSLQQDFDKRHGLKSVGDMKDFVANELRRLKEQKSVLANHIGACEQILGKKTKGGFEDYLQTEHSLLEGSGLRENVNFIEELLFKQDNMLKTLKLICLLSLTQNGISPQTYKSLKTQYLQSHGFEQLVTFSNLKSLGIVTEQETGSQAGTPLNKVASGMAAMTRRSTFQSLCKKLSLIPKSDDIDLKNPTDMSYVFSGAYTPLSCKLVEQVLTRGGFNGMEEITKYLPGGVHSENHVKASKGKSARQDRPVSKVVLVYFLGGCTYSEITALRFLGKLKGYIFVIATTAIINSSTMLESVMEKPPI
- the LOC128176096 gene encoding vacuolar protein sorting-associated protein 33B-like isoform X1; amino-acid sequence: MAAPSVKGFPDFQRLKILAKDEFTSLLDQMPGRKDLVIDGELMKPLDRIASVSLLKQRGVDKIFKFDSSLKSMHGCEQRIYLVRPRMTTMKAIADHINSDRNINFKRKYSIIFVPRKLHTCLSVLEYEGVMGYVTVSEFQLDFVPLDKDVLSLELPEFLKSLYLENDQTWIHTVAKSLVRLQALSGEIGHVYCIGRGAKMVNDLMNFLMKRNSSEQDFSRHEIGSLILIDRDVDYVTPLCSQLTYEGLLDETFGIKCGTIEFGPEVTGKQQSAKLLLNSDDAIFEDVRNRHFSNVLGYLSSKAKSLQQDFDKRHGLKSVGDMKDFVANELRRLKEQKSVLANHIGACEQILGKKTKGGFEDYLQTEHSLLEGSGLRENVNFIEELLFKQDNMLKTLKLICLLSLTQNGISPQTYKSLKTQYLQSHGFEQLVTFSNLKSLGIVTEQETGSQAGTPLNKVASGMAAMTRRSTFQSLCKKLSLIPKSDDIDLKNPTDMSYVFSGAYTPLSCKLVEQVLTRGGFNGMEEITKYLPGGVHSENHVKASKDHSTPLKDKSGKSARQDRPVSKVVLVYFLGGCTYSEITALRFLGKLKGYIFVIATTAIINSSTMLESVMEKPPI